The DNA segment GAAAGCGGCTCAACTCCCCACGCTCTTTGAGCGCTCGGGTGACGTTTCCCAAGGTGTCGATCTGGATCCCGTGTTCAGCGGCAGCGGCGAATGCGGCTTCGTCGGCCGGACGCCGTATTAATAGAATGGCATCGACTGTCGGGTAGTCGCGAACGACCGCCTCCAGTTGTGGCGCACCGAATACCTCTGGCCCCGGGTCGGGGACGACGACAACTGCGTGGGGGTGCGAGGGTGTCGTCACCTCGAGTCCATCTACGCCGACTGGCGTGGCTTCGAGCTCGTCACGCGCAAATTTGTCTCGCACCCAGTCACGAATCGTCACTGAGGATCCTCCAGCATCTTATCGAACCCATCAGGAAATCTGAGAGTGGCGGCCGCCCAGTTGCCGTTGAGGTGCCGGTCCGCGAGTTGCTGTGCGTGTAGCTCGAATTGGCTTAGTAGCGCGATTTCGTCGGCACCCAGCAGATGTCTGTTGGCCTGCAGAAAGGCGACGATCGTCGCGTTATTCGGGATGATGGTGCGCTTCACCAGGTCCTTCCACAACCAGGCGCGGTCTTCATCGTGGGAGCCTTCGATGGGGCCGTAAGCTCGGAAGACCTGGGCGTTAGCGTCCAGAAGCCGGGCGATATACGCACGGGCCTCATCGCGGCTGTCGAACGTGGGCGTGCCGAACGCTGCTGCCCTCGCATCCTGGCTGATGCGCTTCCAGTCTCGCAGCAACTCGACGGGGAAATCGTTGGGAGCACGGTCGATCATCGTGTGGCATGTCGGGCAGAGAAGCAGGATGTTGTCGGCATCAGCACGGTCGAGCTCGTCCATCTGAGGCTCATGGTCGCCGCGTGGGCCGCCTGTGCTCGCGGGGATGATGTGAGCCCGTTCGGCCACAAGATCACCATCTACGATGGCGTGCAAGTCACGCCGGCACACAGGGTTCTGGCAGTGGCCGCCGGACTCCGACAGGAGGTACTTTCGCGCGGTCTGGGTGATTGTCGCGCGTTTCAGCGGTTGGTTGGCCGCGGCCGCTGATCGGGGGCCGGGATTAGCGTCACTCTGACGTGGACTCATAGCTTCACGGTTTCGGGCTGCTCGGGTACGTCCACATGCCAATAGTTGTCGTTGGCGAGTCCTAGACAGTGCACACCTTGACGTCGACGCTCCTGAAGTCGGTGTCTCATACGAAACGCAGCTTCGGTCGGTCGGTAGACGCTGCGTCCATGACTGCCTCTGCGACCTCTGGGGCGACGCGTCCGGCGGCCATGATGTCGTCGAAGTCGTAGCCGCTGTCAGTGATCAGTTGTCGAGCCATCCCAAGTACTTGCGGGGACTCAGCGGGGCCGAGTGGGCCGGGCTCGGGGAGGCCCCAGATTGAGAGCTGCTGATTGGCGCGACGATATGACGCGTCGGAGAGCCGCCCGAGCGTGTGGGCGCGGAACACCAAAGCTCGCAGGCTGACGCCCCAGTGGCGCTTGAGGTCGTGGAACGTCGGCCAATCGATGCGGTGCGGCAGGTCGTCGACGATTTCGTCTCGGGGCATAAGGAAGTGGGCTGCGAACCGGTGGGCTTCCTGCTCGACCAGCTTCGAGCCTGGTTCGGTGTCGGGGTGTAGGACCAAATGTCCGAGCTCATGAGCGGCGTCGAACCGGCTACGGGCCTTATCGTCCTTGGCTGGTGAGAGGAACACGAGCGGTCGTCTGCCTGAGTGGGTGGAGAACGCGTCGACGGCGGCGTCAGTCCGCGCCGGTAGGCGCAGAGCAATCACTCCGTGAGCTTCAAGGGCCTGGACCACTGAGGCTATAGGCCCGGGCTCAATGCTCCAGGCCTCGCGCGTGAGGCGAGCGGCTTCGGCGATGTCCTCATCGGATAGTCCTTCCGGCAGCTCGAGCTCGGGTAGCGACACTGGAGGCAGATCTACGTAGGCCCCGATGAGATCCACCAGTTCGAGGCACAACTCGCCGTAGGCGAGGGCCTGTTCTCGTGCTGCGGCGGAGGTCGAACGCAGTGAACGGAAATGGGCTCCGGACGCCGGCAACAGCGTGAGTGGACGCCCTGCGCCGAAAAAGTCACGAGGAAAGCCGAGTTTCAGGCAAAGCTGGGCGACCACGGCTTGAGTCGGGTTCGAGAGGTTGTTCTCGAACTGACCGATGGCGGTCGGTGTGACGCCGACATCGCGTGCGAGGGTGGCCTTGGTCTTGCGTCGTAGCCTCCTGGCGACGGTCAGTCGGGTGCCGTCGAAGTCAGTGCCGGCGGCTGGCGAATGCGGCGTGTGCCTCATGCCTGACCTTCCTGGTGCTGATCCTTGAGGCTGACCTGGGGCTTGGCGACGGGCCGCTCGTTGAAGCTCGGACCGCGATCAGGCGTGGTCTTCTGCGCGACCCGGATGTCGGGGTCGTCGTCCCACCAGAGACTCGTCTGTGCGACGAACGGCGTGTCGCCGAGTGTCGGAACGCCCAACCAGCCCGCGGTGAGGACAACGTCTGGCTCGCCGGCCCAAAGGAGCATGTAGTTCCGGACTGCC comes from the Naumannella halotolerans genome and includes:
- a CDS encoding XRE family transcriptional regulator, whose translation is MRHTPHSPAAGTDFDGTRLTVARRLRRKTKATLARDVGVTPTAIGQFENNLSNPTQAVVAQLCLKLGFPRDFFGAGRPLTLLPASGAHFRSLRSTSAAAREQALAYGELCLELVDLIGAYVDLPPVSLPELELPEGLSDEDIAEAARLTREAWSIEPGPIASVVQALEAHGVIALRLPARTDAAVDAFSTHSGRRPLVFLSPAKDDKARSRFDAAHELGHLVLHPDTEPGSKLVEQEAHRFAAHFLMPRDEIVDDLPHRIDWPTFHDLKRHWGVSLRALVFRAHTLGRLSDASYRRANQQLSIWGLPEPGPLGPAESPQVLGMARQLITDSGYDFDDIMAAGRVAPEVAEAVMDAASTDRPKLRFV
- a CDS encoding HNH endonuclease yields the protein MSPRQSDANPGPRSAAAANQPLKRATITQTARKYLLSESGGHCQNPVCRRDLHAIVDGDLVAERAHIIPASTGGPRGDHEPQMDELDRADADNILLLCPTCHTMIDRAPNDFPVELLRDWKRISQDARAAAFGTPTFDSRDEARAYIARLLDANAQVFRAYGPIEGSHDEDRAWLWKDLVKRTIIPNNATIVAFLQANRHLLGADEIALLSQFELHAQQLADRHLNGNWAAATLRFPDGFDKMLEDPQ